From the Hordeum vulgare subsp. vulgare chromosome 1H, MorexV3_pseudomolecules_assembly, whole genome shotgun sequence genome, the window CTCGACTGCCTGGATTAAAAGATATATATGgtgataaaataaaaataatttctagTCCTTTATTATCAAATAGAGAAAACAGTTTCTATTAAACTGTAACAACTGTACATGAAGTGGTATCAGATAGCTTGCAATTAGACTGTAATGTTAGTATTGTAGAGTAGTAATCTACAGCTTATCTATATTACTAGTTCATGGTTTGAAACtaccttcattagagcagcacctGTGAAATTCTTCATCCGACCATAGAAAAGTAGATGCTCCCTTCCTGTCAGAGTCTCCCAAAGCAAACTGCATATATTAGTTGGAGAAATTTGTTATTGTCATCCCAACACTGAAAAAACCACCTTCAGAAGGAAAATGCTAGATTAATCACTTGTGAGCTTACTCGTGCTGCGGACATACACCGATGTTTTCATATATTTCATTCATATCTTTTCTCAAATCCATTCCATGTATGTAAGCAGTTCCATAAGTTGGCGCCACTAGTCCAATCATCTGCATATATAGTAGCCATGACCAGTGTCAACAGTTTTTCATGTTGCACATTTTGTGGTGGCTTAACATTGTCACGCTATGAGGAAACAGTGAGACCGACCGAAATTGAAGTCCTCATGATTTATAGGAAATCAGTGAGAAGGTGAGTTGTTGTTAATGGCCTCTAACACATGATCACTGTCTGAATTAAAGTGAGTTTGAAACTACCACTCACCATGTTAATGAAGGATGACTTCCCTGCCCCATTGGGACCGAGCATTCCGAAACACTGCCCTTTGTGCAATGCCAGCGACAACCCTCTTACTGCAAGCTTGTCGGGGTTCCCGTTACTTCCACGGTACACTTTCTTTAGATTGTGGCAGATGATCATATTCCTAGTGTCCATTTCCTTCAGTAATCGTTTCACCACCTTGTGCTGAAATTCAAAATTACAACAAAAATTCAGAATTTCTGCCTACCGAATAGTTTAGTTATGGCCTTGTATGCTTAACTAACCTCGAGGAAAACATCAGTTTTAGCCATGTCATCAAAGACCCTCTTGGATCTCGGATTTGCTTTATATGACGGCGACGAGTGCTTGGTCGACAGAATTCCAGAGAGAAATATAGGATGCCATTCAGGTCTGTGATCCAGAAAAAATGCCACAGGAAGCAGAAGCACCCATTCTATAGACGTTAGGATCAAAACGTCTTTCATCCCGTTGATCGGGTCGTTCAAGTCCTCCCATTGCATTCCAGGTTTCCCCATGTAGCTTCCTGTAGCGGCATACTCTGCTAATTCATAAATTCCTCTGTAGAGGGAGAACCCAGGAACAAGCTCCATTATCACTAGCCAAGGTCCTAGATATGTGAAACAATGTAGTCCTCATTGAGAATGGAATAAAATCAGTGATATAAGTGGAAATTTTAGGTGAATGGTAGAAAAATTACTTACTTGGGAAGGTAGTATCCTCGATGAACAACTTCAGTAGCGCTTCTCCGAGGAGGCCAGAGCCAAAGACGTAAATATAACTTACTACTGCAACAACAGAATAGACTGATCCAGATTAGGATATAGAAGAGGGAGGCCACATATTTGAGGAGATTAAATAGAAGGCCTGATTTTACTGACCACTAGCAGTCTTGACCGATGAAAAGAATGGCGCGAGAAGAAAGGCTGAAACAATTTGCAGGTTGATGTAGATAAAAAAGAACAAAAACTGTATGGCATAGCTGtttaatctgaatatgtcaagacCTGCAAAACAAATAAGAGTTGTCTGTATGATTCAGAAGCTTATTTGCAAGATTGTTGTTGATACAGAACCAGCATGGAGTTAATATACTACCTATAAATGAGCCAAAAACCGCAAAGAATGTTATGTATGCTCCTGAAAGAGACAGGAAGTAGGAGTACGATATCAGCCAATACGGTCCATCCTTGAGTCCATGCATTCTCATCATTAGTCTTAGGTTCTGCTGCTTCTCATAAACAAGATATGTTACTATTACCTGAAAAAACAACTGTAATAAGTCGGTCGTCCAACACTAACATATACTccctagttctccccaacaacaattaTTTAGGCACGAAGGAAGTACATAGTATATTCAGTAAATAATTGTAGAACTTGGGGATATTAAATAAAAGGCCGTGTGCATCACAGGCTCCTCTCTttcctaaaataaaataaaataattgtaGAAGATGATATATATAATTAACTCACTGGAAGGAGGAGTTGAACCGTCCATGTGAAGAAGAGTGCGTCAAGGAGAGTGGTGAGGTCCAGCTTCATTTTGATTGCAGCTTTGGGCATCTCTTTCAGAAATTCTAGGCGCATTTCTGCATTCACTCCTCGAAGAACCTTCAGATATGCAGTGGATGCCTACAGTGTGTGCAGATGCATACTGATTAAGCACTAGGTAGTAAAGAAACTAATTAAGGCGGCTTATTCTTATTCTTGCCTATGAGCTTGAAAGTAAGTTGCGGGCAAGTTTGTAAGTACCATATTAACCAACCGTGCAACGCGCAAAACTGTCATGGAATGGTGTCCATTATCCCTGCTGAAGGTGGAGTTGTACGAAACATACACGTGGAAGCGCCCCGTGCTTGTATCAAGGAAGTCATAACCTGAAAGATTGTGGTCCAAAATTAGAGATTTTTTGCACAAATCTGAACTAGGAAAACAATATCAAAATTCAAAAGTCAGATGAGCCTACCGGCAAGGAATTCGTTtggtcttctcctcttattggcacCCTTATAACCGTTATACAAACGGCGGTTTATCACCGATGAACTCGCGCACCACAACGGCAAACCTTGAACACACTCCACATCTGTTCCATTTCAAAAAGGGGGAGGATTAAAAGCTGAATCTTCATCAAAGGAAAGGAACAACAGCATGCATGGATGTAAACACTGCATGATATTGTATCAACTAGACAGGAGAAACGAAATCTTTTACCGAGCTGGAGCGGCATTCCACCATCAGAAGTtcctgaaacatttcttggaggcAACAAACACTTTGACTGGATCACATATAGGGTCTGGTTGGGCACGAGTCCCGGCTCGACGAACAGCTCATGCGCCGGCAATGTCTTGGAGCCCTGGATCGATATATGCATGGATGATTGACGGATTCAGTGTACGCCATTCGCACAGAAGAATACGGAAACATTTGGGCAAGAGATTGTACAAACTCACGTACGGGGGCTACTTTGGAGAGCTGGTGAAGAGAGGATGAAGAGTTCATAGGTTCAGACATGAGAAGAGTGTCTGAAGCAGACATCGCTGGGAACAGCCCCCTTCCAAGGCCTGTCGATCCGGAAAGTTCAGTCAAACGTGCACGTGATTCGTTAGCTAGTATTGAGTAtatgtatttatttatttttactttgagaGAGGCCAGGGTTCCGGCCGGTAAGGAGCACCGAGACGGGGCGGCAGGACGTGTTGCTGCACGGCGCGGACTGGCCGTGCACGAAGGCCGGGACGACGGGCAGCTGCACGAGCGCCGGCCACCTGGGCGGCGCGGGCACCTCGCAGCTCATGGCCTGTACGGGCGTGGAGTGCTGGATGCCGCACTGGCCCCCCTCGCAGCCGCACCGGAACGGCGGCCTGTCCAGCTCGCGGTCGACCATGGCCTGGATGGCGACGAGCAGCGCGCAGAGCAGCACCGGGAACGCGGCGATCGCGGCGTTGGTCTTCCAGTTCCTCCTCTGCAATGCGCACGCACGCACGTCAGGTTTGTGTTGGccttccagttcctcctccaagagAGAATCGATCGAGAGGCAGACGACGAAGGAAATGATGTCTGAGCGACTCACCTGGAAGGCGAGGTTCTTGAGGAGGAGGGCATGGAGCTGCCTGCAGAACCTCGCGACGGCACGGCCGCCCGTGCGAGCGCGACCCATTCCCGACGGCCGGGTCGAGGTTGACGGAGCGGAGTAAGAAGAAAGCAATGCAGGGCAGCGGtacatatatgtatatgtatctatgaAGCAGGCGGGGTGTGGATGAGGACCTGGGTCAGCGTGGCACCTCGTGGCGCGCGCGGCCGGGCGTGAGCATCACGCGTGCTGCCGCCGTCCGCGGCGGAGCGCCGCCATGGAACCTGGCGCCGCACGCGCTTCCTTGCCCGATCTGCGCTGCTGCAGGCTGCACCGCCCACCTTAACTCCGGCCGGGTGTTACGCTCCCCCCGCGCGCGCGCACGCATACACCGGAGCAGTACGTAACCGGTCGATCCCTGCGGCCGTTACGTAAGGAGGAGGTGACCGAGCGAGCGAGCTCGATCGCTGCATGCACACGTCGATCGATCTCCCCAGTCCCCAGGCCCAGGGACACTGACACTGCATGTATATATATACTCCTACTACTACGTAGTACTCCAGACTCCAGAGTTGGGCTAGTTTGGGACTTATCTCAACCTGTGCGTGCTAGCTAGCTGACTGAGATATCAAGGAGACAGTTAAGGACCGGCCAGATCAACGCTCAACGGCAACAGCATCGCGTTCGCCGCCGCACAAAAATATACTACTCCGTATGTGGCAGTACGTAGCGATCGGTTTACGTGGGAGTGACGTCCAGAGAGGGAACTAGTCTATGCATCCTGGGCTGCTGATTTTgtggctagctagctagcttccaTTCCCGTGACGACGAACGTACGCGGTTTCCTTGGAGTGCATCACACCTCATTTACGTTACCACCACCATTGCATCTCCTTGTGGAATGATCAGATCCTCCTCCGTATTTCCGGGCGGCTGGCTCAAACAAGGATCAACGTTGATAACACTAGAATACTACGAGTAAGTTCAAACATTTTTTTACCAACGTTTAAAGATCGTCGCCTGGTCTTATATACTCCGGCTTATAGCTAGCGCAGATTCTGATGCAATCGCGCGCGGCTTCGGATCTCCAACGCGATCCAAGGGGCAGAGAGGCACGTGCTAGCTGTGCGTGTCTTGCCGCGACGTGAGCCGAGGAAGCAAGTGCCGTACGTACTGTTGTGTAGAACCCCGCGCCAAATTTCAGATCTCAACGTTTCAAACGCTTGGTTCTCAAGCAAGGCGAATGACTGTTTTCTAATCCCTACTAACTGacagcatctctagcagatcaaTAGTTATGTTTGGGAtgaaacatttttcttttagaggATTAATTAAGCGTCAACTAGGAGATATGTTTATGAAGTTTAGTTCCTCACAAATATAACACCCCCGCCCCCCCTCCTAAAACTTCACCAgcttttaaaaaaaaactttcgATCTATTTATCTTCAATAATGACAGTACAACAAacgtaaataataataataattgcaTCCATATATGTAGGCCACTTATCAACAACCACAAGCACTGACGCATCTCCCTTGCTGGAGGGGGCAAAACTTGTTGTAGTACACAATCCGGAAGTCGTCTTGGTAAGTCTTCATAGGACCAGCGTACCAAAACAACAACTGCCACCGATGAGGAGTAGCGTAAATCGCAAGGATCCAACCTGAACACACATGAACATGGACGAACGATGACCAGATCCGAACAGATCCACCAAACAAAAATTCATCAGACACACATCTCCACACACCCATCGACGATGAATTTCACAAACTCAAATTTAGTTCATGCGCGACCATTCTAAGGGAAAATAGAAACGCTTCCCACTTGCCCGCAGCTTAACCGTCCGACCCTGACACCGTCGGCCATCCCGGGCACTAATGACCGGTAGAATGGAAAGCCCCACCCCGACCACCCTCGATACCGCCGAGGATCCACCCGTCGGCCATAGATTCGGCACCGCAAGGACCAAAACAACAGCACCAAGGCAAGAATCTCACTGAGACATCTCGGTCGCCGACGTTGGTCACCGCTCACTCCGCGTGCACCATCCTACCTCCCTTGTCCCAACCGCATGCAAAATGATATCGCcgtccagggtgacgaatagcagaCGGGGTGCaacaaagaagaataagaaggatgtAGTCTCCTAGAAGCTTCCTTCTTGGCGTCATGTGTGACTCGAACGACTAGTCGTCGGCCTCCACCCCATACTGTCGATGACGAGATGGATTCATATGAGACCCGAAGCGAGGCTGGTGTGGTCAGGAGATAATCCCCCCTTCCATTTTGTTTTGCAATTGTTCAAGGGATTGATGGATGATGTGACATTTATAGCTAGCTTTTTCTTCACTTATAGTGAGCAATTGAATGATGATGTGAATGGAACAATCGAGTGTAATCCACACACTCGGCCTCGACAACATTGCCATGTTAATGTCATATACCTAGGAGATGAGGAGATATGCCGAGATGgtggacgaggtggaggaggtcaaagGAGGTGTAGGTCATGCAACTACAAGAGTAAGGGAGATATTGGTTTGTTTGAAACTTGGATAAACATTTCTCTTATTGCCATAGTTGGCACCGCCCAAACATggaaattggggggggggggggcgaggatactacaacaacaatgtgtccattgttggaaatatgccctagaggcaataataaattagttattattatatttctttgttcatgataatcgtttattatccatgctataattgtattgattggaaacacaatacttgtgtggatacatagacaaaacactgtccctagtaagcctctagttgactagctcgttgatcaaagatggtcaaggtttcctgaccataggcaagtgttgtcacttgataacgggatcacatcattaggagaatcatgtgatggactagacccaaactaatgaacgtagcatgttgatcgtgtcattttgttgctactgtttttctgtgtgtcaagtatttattcctatgaccatgagatcatataactcactggcaccggaggaataccttgtgtgtatcacacgtcacaacgtaaatgggtgactataaacatgctctacaggtatctccgaaggtgcctgttgagttagtatgcatcaagaccgggatttatcacttcgtgtgacggagaggtatctcggggcccactcggtaatacaacatcacacacaaccttgcaagcaatgtgacttagtgtaagccacgagatcttgtattacggaacgagtaaagagacttgccggtaaacgagattgaaataggtatgcggatatcgacgatcgaatctcgggcaagtaacataccgaaggacaaagggaatgacatgcgggattatatgaatccttgacactgaggttcaaccgataaaatcttcggagaatatgtaggatccaatatgggcatccaggtcccgctattggatattgaccgaggagtctctggggtcatatctacatagttctcgaacccgcagggtctgcacacttaaggttcggcggtgttttatgcgtatttgagttatatggttggttaccgaatgttgttcggagtcccggatgagatcacggacgtcacaagggtttttggaatggtccggagacaaagattgatatataggatgacctcatttgattatcggaaagttttcggcattaccgggaatgcaccgggagtgacgaatgggttccggatgttcaccgggggggaggggtggcagcccacctgggggaagcccattggccttaggggtgccgcaccagcccttagtgggctggtgggaaagcccaagaggccctatgcgcaggagagaaagaaaatcaaagagaaaagaaaaaaaagggaagtgggaaaatagagaaggactccaccttccaatcctagttggactaggattggaggaggaatcctcctccccccacttcggccgacccattggggatccttgagcctcaaggcaaggtccctcccctccctcctatatatactagaggtattgagggtttttgagacacaactttgccacgacagcccgaccacatacctccacgatttttcctctagatcgtatttctgcggagctcgggcggagccctgctgagatagatcatcaccaaccttcggagcaccgtcatgctgccggagaactcatctacctctccgtctctcttgttggatcaagaaggccgagatcatcgtcgagctgtacgtgtgctgaacacggaggtgacgtccgtttggcactagatcggagcggatcgtgagatggatcgcaagacggttcgtgggatggatcgcgggacggatcgtaggacggatcgtgggacggttcgtgggacggttcgcagggcggatcgagggacgtgaggacgttccactacatcaaccgcgtttcttaacgcttctgctgtgcgatctacaagggtacgtagataggaaatctcctctcatagatgaacatcaccatgataggtattgcgtgtgcgtaggaaaatttttgtttcccatgcgacgttcaacaacagtggcatcatgagctaggttcatgcgtagatgttatctccagtagaacacaaaagtttttgagggcggtgatgtgcgatttgctgccctccttagtcttttcttgattccgcggtattgttggatcgaagcggctcggaccgacattactcgtacgtttacgagagactggtttcatcgctacgagcaaccccgttgctcaaagatgactggcgagtgtccgtttctccaactttagttgaatcggatttgaccgaggaggtccttggagagaggttaaatagcaattcatagatctccgttgtggtgtttgcgtaagtaagatgcgatcctactagatacccatggcaaccacgtaaaacatgcaacaacaattagaggacgtctaacttgtttttgcagggtatgcttgtgatgtgatatggccaacgacgtgatgtgatatattggatgtatgagatgatcatgttgtaatagttaatatcaacttgcacgtcgatggtacggcaaccggcaggagccatagggttgtctttaaactaacgtttatgcttgcagatgcgtttactatattgctaggacgtagctttagtagtaatagcatgagtagcacgacaaccccgatggcgacacgttgatggagatcatgatgatggagatcatggtgtggcgccggtgacaagaagatcgtgccggtgctttggtgatggagatcaagaagcacatgatgatggacatatcatgtcacttatgaattgcatgtgatgttaatcctctatgcaccttattatgcttagaatgacggtagcattataaggtgatctctcataaaatttcaagctcaaattgtgttctccccgactgtgcaccgttgcgacagttcgtcgtttcgagacaccacgtgatgatcgggtgtgatagactcaacgttcacatacaacgggtgcaaaacagttgcacacgcgtaacactcgggttaaacttgacgagcctagcatgtgtagacatggcctcggaacaaatgagaccgaaaggttgagcatgaatcgtgtagttgatatgattagcatagagatgcttaccactgaaactattctcgactcacgtgatgatcggacttgagatagtggatttggatcatgtaccactcaaatgactagagagatgtactttttgagtgggagttcttaagtaatatgattaattgaactaattgtcatgaacatagtctaatggtctttgcgaattacgatgtagcttgcgctatagctctactattttatatgttcctagagaaaatttagttgaaagttgatagtagcaaactttgcggactgagtctgtaaaactgaggattgtcctcgttgctacgcagaaagcttatgtccttaatgcaccactcggtgtgctacacctcgagcgtcgtctatggatgttgtgaacatccgacatacacgtttctgattactacgcgatagtttagtgcaaaatacttaatggcttagaagcaaggcgccgaagacgttttgaaacgtcatggaacataagagatgttctaaagagatgaaattatgatttcatgcttgtgcccttgttaagaggtatgagacctctgacaagattctttgtcaagtaaaggagaaaaactcaattgttgagcgtgtgctcagattgtctgagtacgacaatcgcttgaatcaagtgggagttaatcttccacatgagatagtgatggttctcgaaagtcactgccaccaagctgtgagagcttcgtgatgaactataacatatcaaggatagatacaatgatccttgagcgattcgcgatgtttgacactgcgaaagtagaaatcaaaaaggagcatcaatagttgatggttagtaaaaccactaagtttcaagaaaaggcaagggctagaagggatacttcgtgaaacggcaaaatagttgttGTACTAATGAAGAGacacaagattaaacccaaagccgagactaagtgcttctattatgaggggaacggtcactgaggcggagctaccctagatgtttggtagataagaaggctcgcaaagtcgaaagaagtatatttgatatacatgatgttgatgtgtattttactagtactcctagtagcgcgagggtattggataccgattcggttgctaaagtgattagtaacacgaaatgaaagctacggaataaacggagactagctaaaggcgaggtgacgatacgtgttggaagtgtttccaagattgatatgatcaaacgtcgcacgctccctctaccatcgggattggtgttaaacctaaataattgttattttgtgtttgcgttaagcatgaacatgattggatcatgtttgttgcaatacgattattcatttaaaaggaataatggttactctatttgcttgaataatcaccttcagtggtttattgaatctccatcgtagtgttacacatgttcatgatattggtgccaaaagatacaaggtaatgatgatagtaccacttacttgtggcactcccgcttgagtcgtgttggtataaattgcatgaagaggctctatactgatggatctttatactcacttgatcttgaatcactagtgacatgcaaatcataccacatcagcaatgccttgttttcattgagatgagacaagatagtaacttgttggaagtaatacattttgatgtatgcagtccaatgggtgctgaggcacgcagtggatatcattatgttcttacttcaatgacgatttgagtagatacatgagtatttacttgatgaatcacaagtctgaaatattgaaaaacttcaattctgtttcagagtgaagttcgccgTAACAAGagaataaactgtctacgatataatcatagagatgaatatctgagttgcgagttttggtacacagttaagacaatgtgaaaattgtttcgcagttcatgccacctggaacaccatagtgtgatgatgtgtctgaacgtcattgcCACGCCCTAttatgatatggtgcatactatgatgt encodes:
- the LOC123415900 gene encoding ABC transporter A family member 8-like, which translates into the protein MGRARTGGRAVARFCRQLHALLLKNLAFQRRNWKTNAAIAAFPVLLCALLVAIQAMVDRELDRPPFRCGCEGGQCGIQHSTPVQAMSCEVPAPPRWPALVQLPVVPAFVHGQSAPCSNTSCRPVSVLLTGRNPGLSQSLGRGLFPAMSASDTLLMSEPMNSSSSLHQLSKVAPGSKTLPAHELFVEPGLVPNQTLYVIQSKCLLPPRNVSGTSDGGMPLQLDVECVQGLPLWCASSSVINRRLYNGYKGANKRRRPNEFLAGYDFLDTSTGRFHVYVSYNSTFSRDNGHHSMTVLRVARLVNMASTAYLKVLRGVNAEMRLEFLKEMPKAAIKMKLDLTTLLDALFFTWTVQLLLPVIVTYLVYEKQQNLRLMMRMHGLKDGPYWLISYSYFLSLSGAYITFFAVFGSFIGLDIFRLNSYAIQFLFFFIYINLQIVSAFLLAPFFSSVKTASVVSYIYVFGSGLLGEALLKLFIEDTTFPRPWLVIMELVPGFSLYRGIYELAEYAATGSYMGKPGMQWEDLNDPINGMKDVLILTSIEWVLLLPVAFFLDHRPEWHPIFLSGILSTKHSSPSYKANPRSKRVFDDMAKTDVFLEHKVVKRLLKEMDTRNMIICHNLKKVYRGSNGNPDKLAVRGLSLALHKGQCFGMLGPNGAGKSSFINMMIGLVAPTYGTAYIHGMDLRKDMNEIYENIGVCPQHDLLWETLTGREHLLFYGRMKNFTGAALMKAVEESLKSVNLFHCGFGDKSVSKYSGGMKRRLSVAIALIGNPKVVYMDEPSTGLDTICRNDLWNVIKQAKKECTIILTTHSMEEAEELCDRVGIFVSGNFQCLGTPKELKTRYGDTRVLTITTAAEHEEAVARLIAGLSPSAVKIYGMSGTQKFELPKREVRLDGVFGAVEAARGMFPVHGWGVADATLEDVFISVAKDARAFHVLS